One region of Hoeflea sp. 108 genomic DNA includes:
- a CDS encoding SH3 domain-containing protein, with protein MLMKTAAALAIASTVAVFAAESRAAAFSAWEVGKVRWGDTLNIRKFPSNGSQKQAAYPNGNVLKMTGRCTGGVDLRDIGHLPAWKQEQRVRYSWCQVWHDPAQDGRYVTGWVYGRYITPY; from the coding sequence ATGCTCATGAAAACTGCCGCCGCACTGGCCATTGCCTCGACTGTCGCCGTTTTTGCAGCAGAGTCCCGCGCGGCAGCGTTCTCTGCCTGGGAAGTTGGCAAGGTGCGCTGGGGCGATACGCTCAACATTCGCAAGTTCCCGTCCAATGGCTCTCAGAAGCAAGCCGCCTATCCGAACGGCAACGTTCTCAAGATGACTGGCAGGTGCACAGGCGGGGTCGATCTGCGTGACATCGGCCACCTGCCGGCATGGAAGCAGGAGCAGCGCGTTCGCTACAGCTGGTGCCAGGTCTGGCACGACCCCGCACAGGACGGCCGTTACGTGACAGGCTGGGTCTATGGCCGTTACATCACGCCCTACTGA
- a CDS encoding putative monovalent cation/H+ antiporter subunit A, which yields MLMLPFAGALLAPVLVRVMKHNAGWLLAAIPLLVFLHFAGMLDAVSRGHSISGGFDWAPSLGLRFSWFLDGLSLTFALLISGIGTLIVIYAGGYLKGHPQQGRFFSFMLLFMGAMLGLVVSDSFLMLFVYWELTSITSFLLIGFDHKREASRRAALQALLVTGLGGLSLLAGLLVITQATGLDLLSALLASGDALRQSPLYVAALVLVLGGAFTKSAQFPFHFWLPNAMEAPTPVSAYLHSATMVKAGVYLLMRLNPVMGDTVAWEAVLPLFGGVTLAVGTLLAIRQTDLKLMLAYTTVASLGLLVMLTGMGSDKAVEAAALYLMAHSMFKGALFMVAGLIDHEAGTRDITRLGGLRRAMPVTFAAAMLAALSMGGLPLFFGFLAKEEIYYAHSLAEGWQALLIVVAVAGNALMFAIGFAVALRPFVGAAAATPKPAHEGPVSLWLGPIVLGIAGLVAALATPVAHELLSSPMASAIAGKPIQVEITTVPHLGVPLLLSALTVALGIAAYLRLDRLRTMMAGVLAAIGWGPDRGFDHALRGLLRVSFGVTRIVHSGRLDIYLTVTFVAIAAALLLPMLMFDELPAMPAWPSFRFYEWTILAIAVIGIAAVVHARSRLTAIVSLGIQGFAIALLYMLFGAPDLSFTQFMVETLAVVILALVMTRLRLAPADRRPLAQKLLDGAIAVACGTGFALLLLKVTQLPFDDRLSQFFNTYSKTIAHGRNVVNVIIVDFRGLDTLGEIAVVMITGLAILALIRVRSKKPEPAQAPSGEA from the coding sequence ATGCTCATGCTGCCGTTTGCCGGGGCGTTGCTTGCCCCTGTGCTCGTCCGCGTGATGAAACACAATGCCGGCTGGCTGCTTGCCGCCATTCCTCTGCTCGTATTCCTGCATTTCGCCGGGATGCTCGACGCGGTCAGCAGAGGACATTCGATCTCTGGTGGGTTCGACTGGGCGCCGAGCCTTGGTCTCCGCTTTTCCTGGTTTCTCGACGGGCTGTCACTGACCTTCGCCTTGCTGATCTCCGGGATTGGCACGCTGATCGTCATCTATGCCGGCGGTTACCTGAAGGGACATCCGCAACAGGGGCGGTTCTTCTCCTTCATGCTGCTGTTCATGGGCGCGATGCTGGGACTGGTGGTCTCGGACTCGTTCCTGATGCTTTTCGTCTATTGGGAACTGACGTCGATCACGTCGTTCCTGCTCATCGGCTTCGACCACAAGCGCGAGGCGTCGCGACGTGCAGCACTCCAGGCGCTTCTTGTCACGGGACTTGGCGGACTATCGTTGCTTGCGGGGTTGCTTGTCATCACCCAGGCGACGGGCCTGGACTTGCTTTCCGCCTTGCTCGCCTCAGGTGATGCGCTGCGCCAGAGCCCGCTTTATGTCGCGGCGCTGGTACTGGTGCTTGGCGGCGCATTCACCAAGTCGGCGCAGTTTCCGTTCCATTTCTGGCTGCCCAACGCCATGGAGGCGCCGACGCCGGTGTCGGCCTATCTGCACTCGGCGACCATGGTCAAGGCCGGCGTCTATCTGCTGATGCGACTGAACCCGGTTATGGGAGATACGGTGGCGTGGGAAGCGGTGCTGCCGCTGTTCGGCGGCGTTACGCTTGCCGTCGGCACGCTGCTTGCGATCAGGCAGACCGACCTCAAGCTGATGCTGGCCTATACGACGGTCGCCTCGCTCGGCCTTCTTGTCATGCTGACCGGCATGGGGTCGGACAAGGCGGTGGAGGCCGCGGCGCTCTATCTGATGGCGCATTCCATGTTCAAGGGCGCGCTGTTCATGGTCGCCGGCCTGATCGACCACGAGGCCGGTACCCGCGACATCACCAGGTTGGGCGGGCTGCGTCGGGCAATGCCGGTCACCTTCGCTGCCGCCATGCTTGCCGCGCTTTCGATGGGAGGCCTGCCGCTGTTCTTCGGCTTCCTCGCCAAAGAAGAAATCTACTATGCGCACAGCCTCGCCGAAGGCTGGCAAGCGCTGCTGATCGTTGTGGCCGTAGCCGGCAACGCGCTGATGTTTGCCATCGGCTTTGCGGTTGCGCTGCGACCTTTCGTCGGTGCGGCTGCGGCGACGCCCAAGCCTGCGCATGAAGGTCCGGTTTCGCTGTGGCTCGGGCCGATCGTCCTCGGTATCGCCGGCCTTGTGGCGGCGCTCGCTACTCCGGTGGCGCATGAACTGCTGTCCTCGCCGATGGCCAGCGCCATCGCCGGCAAGCCGATCCAGGTCGAGATCACGACGGTGCCGCATCTGGGTGTGCCGCTGCTGTTGTCGGCGCTGACCGTGGCGCTTGGCATTGCCGCCTATCTCCGTCTTGACCGGTTGCGGACGATGATGGCCGGCGTGCTCGCAGCCATCGGCTGGGGGCCGGACCGTGGGTTCGACCACGCGCTGCGTGGGCTGCTGCGCGTCTCGTTCGGCGTCACGCGTATCGTCCATAGCGGCCGCCTCGACATCTATCTGACGGTCACCTTCGTTGCCATCGCGGCGGCCCTTCTGTTGCCGATGTTGATGTTCGACGAGCTGCCGGCCATGCCGGCCTGGCCATCATTCCGCTTTTACGAATGGACGATTCTGGCAATCGCCGTCATCGGCATTGCCGCCGTCGTGCATGCGCGCAGCCGGCTGACGGCGATCGTCTCTCTCGGCATCCAGGGCTTTGCTATCGCCCTGCTGTACATGCTGTTCGGTGCGCCCGACCTGTCCTTCACCCAGTTCATGGTCGAGACATTGGCCGTGGTCATTCTGGCGCTTGTCATGACGCGGCTGCGGCTGGCGCCTGCCGACCGGCGGCCGCTTGCCCAGAAGCTGCTGGATGGCGCCATTGCTGTGGCCTGCGGTACGGGCTTCGCCTTGCTGCTGCTCAAGGTCACGCAATTGCCGTTCGACGACCGGCTGTCGCAGTTCTTCAATACATACTCGAAGACCATCGCCCATGGCCGCAACGTGGTGAACGTCATCATCGTTGACTTCCGCGGGCTCGATACGCTGGGTGAAATCGCCGTCGTCATGATCACCGGTCTGGCCATTCTTGCCTTGATCCGCGTCCGCTCGAAAAAGCCGGAGCCGGCCCAGGCCCCGTCGGGGGAGGCGTGA
- a CDS encoding Na+/H+ antiporter subunit B: protein MQTLIFRTLAPYLTGLMLMFSVFVLLRGHNEPGGGFTGGLIAASAFAIHGIAFGVPAVRRSLYFHPMAISGFGLFIAALAGLPSLAYGLPFLTGLWASPSLLGISVDLSTVMVFDIGVYLVVVGSITSIALALEDREHD, encoded by the coding sequence ATGCAGACGCTGATCTTCCGCACGCTTGCGCCTTATCTCACCGGGCTGATGCTGATGTTTTCGGTGTTTGTGCTACTGCGGGGCCACAACGAGCCGGGCGGCGGCTTTACCGGCGGACTGATCGCCGCTTCCGCCTTTGCCATTCACGGTATTGCCTTTGGCGTGCCGGCGGTGCGCCGTTCGCTCTATTTCCATCCGATGGCGATCTCGGGCTTTGGCCTGTTCATCGCAGCACTCGCCGGCTTGCCGTCGCTGGCTTATGGCCTGCCCTTCCTGACCGGGCTATGGGCTTCGCCGAGCCTTTTGGGCATCAGCGTCGACCTGTCGACGGTCATGGTCTTCGACATCGGCGTCTACCTGGTCGTCGTCGGCTCGATCACCTCGATCGCGCTGGCGCTCGAGGACAGGGAGCACGACTGA
- a CDS encoding Na+/H+ antiporter subunit C, whose protein sequence is MEAVFAILVGIFFAAAIYLMQSRHIIRILLGVALFGNAVNLLIFTNGRLTREVPPVIAEALDVPAGAVANPLPQALILTAIVISFSFFAFLLVLAYRAYQEIGTDDTDGMRVAEPADDGLPPMGY, encoded by the coding sequence ATGGAAGCCGTCTTTGCCATCCTTGTCGGCATCTTCTTTGCCGCAGCGATCTACTTGATGCAGTCTAGGCACATCATCCGCATCCTGCTCGGCGTCGCCCTGTTCGGCAACGCGGTGAACCTTTTGATCTTCACCAATGGCAGGCTGACCCGCGAGGTGCCGCCTGTGATTGCCGAGGCGCTGGACGTGCCCGCCGGCGCGGTGGCTAATCCGTTGCCGCAGGCGCTGATCCTGACGGCGATCGTCATCTCGTTCTCGTTCTTCGCCTTCCTGCTGGTGCTGGCCTATCGCGCCTACCAGGAGATCGGCACCGACGACACCGACGGCATGCGGGTCGCAGAACCGGCCGACGACGGCCTGCCGCCGATGGGATACTGA
- a CDS encoding Na+/H+ antiporter subunit D: MAVQGDLVDKTAAMIAAPVTASDWLVVLPVLLPIVVGALLLMIRHNIRWHALVALAALAAMVVANAMLLGRVLSDGPMSMTMGSWLPPFGISFTVDALGAVFSLTGSLVALACCAYSVQDVDATGRRYGFYPFLLLMMAGVSGAFLTGDMFNLYVWFEVFLISSFGLLILGSEKPQIDGATKYAILNLVGTTLFLIATGYLYGTFGTLNMADLAVKVGQVGETAPLMTLATLFLLAFGMKAAAFPVNFWLPASYHTPPVITGALFGGLLTKVGIYALLRTLVMIFAIQRAELAGLIGWVAVATMLVGALGALAQSDIRRISGFLVISGVGIMLAGIALGSEAGLSGAIFYALHSMLALSALYLLGGLMKQLGGSFSLRSLAGLYGASPFLTLLAFFISLAVAGLPPGSGLWPKVMLVRAALDAGVWQLAGAILVSGFLTTIALGRVFILAFWRNEVVDPTGAVAGKMSVAGCVALVSLVAVMLAIGFAPEPFIRAANVAAGGLLDTSAYVQAVFPAGGGQ, from the coding sequence ATGGCGGTGCAAGGAGATCTGGTCGACAAGACTGCTGCCATGATCGCGGCACCCGTGACCGCAAGCGACTGGCTGGTCGTGTTGCCGGTGCTGCTGCCGATCGTCGTCGGCGCGCTGCTTTTGATGATCCGCCACAACATTCGCTGGCATGCGCTGGTGGCGCTCGCAGCGCTTGCGGCGATGGTGGTTGCCAACGCCATGCTCCTGGGGCGCGTATTGTCGGACGGCCCGATGTCGATGACCATGGGCAGCTGGCTGCCGCCCTTCGGCATCTCGTTCACCGTCGACGCGCTGGGTGCCGTCTTCTCGCTGACTGGCTCACTGGTGGCGCTGGCCTGCTGTGCCTATTCGGTGCAGGACGTCGACGCGACGGGCCGGCGCTATGGCTTCTACCCGTTCCTGCTCCTGATGATGGCGGGCGTCAGCGGTGCGTTCCTGACCGGCGACATGTTCAACCTCTACGTCTGGTTCGAGGTGTTCCTGATCTCGTCCTTCGGCCTGTTGATCCTCGGGTCAGAAAAGCCGCAGATCGACGGGGCGACCAAATACGCCATCCTCAACCTGGTCGGCACGACGCTGTTCCTGATCGCGACGGGTTATCTCTACGGCACTTTCGGCACGCTCAACATGGCCGATCTTGCGGTAAAGGTGGGGCAGGTGGGCGAGACCGCGCCGCTGATGACGCTGGCGACGCTGTTCCTGCTCGCCTTTGGCATGAAGGCGGCTGCCTTTCCGGTCAATTTCTGGCTGCCTGCGTCCTATCATACGCCACCCGTCATCACTGGCGCGCTCTTCGGCGGATTGCTGACCAAGGTGGGCATATATGCGTTGCTGCGCACGCTGGTGATGATCTTCGCAATCCAGCGCGCGGAGTTGGCGGGTCTGATCGGCTGGGTCGCGGTAGCGACCATGCTTGTCGGTGCACTGGGGGCCTTGGCGCAATCGGACATCCGCCGCATCTCGGGCTTCCTGGTTATTTCGGGCGTCGGGATCATGCTGGCCGGCATCGCGCTCGGCAGCGAAGCCGGGCTTTCAGGCGCGATATTCTATGCATTGCATTCGATGCTCGCCCTTTCCGCACTGTACCTGCTCGGCGGGTTGATGAAGCAGCTGGGCGGAAGCTTTTCCCTTCGCTCATTGGCTGGGCTCTACGGCGCCAGCCCTTTCCTGACGCTGCTCGCCTTCTTCATTTCGCTGGCCGTCGCCGGCCTGCCGCCAGGCTCGGGGTTGTGGCCCAAGGTGATGCTGGTGCGGGCAGCACTCGATGCCGGCGTGTGGCAACTGGCCGGCGCCATCCTGGTGAGCGGCTTCCTGACGACGATCGCCCTCGGGCGCGTGTTCATCCTTGCCTTCTGGCGCAATGAGGTCGTTGATCCGACTGGAGCTGTCGCCGGCAAGATGTCGGTCGCAGGCTGCGTAGCCCTGGTTTCGCTTGTCGCAGTCATGCTGGCGATAGGATTTGCGCCTGAGCCCTTCATTCGCGCTGCCAATGTTGCGGCAGGCGGGCTGCTCGACACGTCGGCCTATGTCCAGGCGGTTTTCCCGGCGGGAGGCGGTCAATGA
- a CDS encoding Na+/H+ antiporter subunit E, with protein MIPYRNELILALIWVAISGSYTLPNLVFGFAIGWTVLFLVRDQLPATRVVIRPWPTLLLFLLFVKELLLSSVRVARLVLSPSMDIKPGIFAYPLTVTRDFEITLLANLITLTPGTLSVDVSEDRQTLFVHGMDCSDPEQARREIRNGFERRIMEAFR; from the coding sequence ATGATCCCCTATCGCAACGAACTGATCCTGGCGCTTATCTGGGTCGCGATCTCAGGGAGCTACACGCTGCCGAACCTGGTCTTCGGCTTTGCCATCGGCTGGACGGTGCTGTTCCTGGTGCGTGATCAGCTGCCGGCGACGCGGGTCGTGATCCGGCCTTGGCCGACGCTTCTGCTCTTCTTGCTCTTCGTCAAGGAACTGCTTCTGTCTTCGGTCAGGGTGGCAAGGCTCGTGCTGTCGCCTAGCATGGACATCAAGCCGGGGATATTTGCCTATCCGCTGACCGTGACGCGTGATTTCGAGATCACCCTGCTTGCCAATCTCATCACCCTGACACCGGGAACCCTTTCGGTCGACGTGTCCGAGGACCGGCAGACGTTGTTTGTGCATGGCATGGATTGCTCGGACCCCGAGCAGGCGCGCCGCGAGATCCGCAATGGCTTCGAGCGCCGGATCATGGAGGCGTTCAGATGA
- a CDS encoding cation:proton antiporter — MMSGASFLSICALFALGILSISFLLVVWRVVKGPTLPDRILGLDMLVAVAIGFIAVLGVRSGFTLYVDVAIALGLVGFLATVAFARFVLSGGVDAKKQDAEEEQA, encoded by the coding sequence ATGATGTCGGGAGCCTCGTTCCTGAGTATTTGTGCCCTGTTCGCACTCGGTATTCTCAGCATTTCGTTTCTTCTTGTCGTTTGGCGTGTGGTCAAGGGGCCGACCTTGCCAGATCGGATACTTGGGCTCGACATGCTGGTGGCCGTCGCCATCGGCTTCATTGCCGTGCTTGGCGTGCGTTCCGGCTTCACGCTTTATGTCGATGTTGCCATAGCACTTGGTCTCGTCGGCTTCCTGGCAACAGTTGCTTTTGCGCGTTTTGTGCTCAGCGGCGGTGTCGACGCCAAGAAACAGGACGCCGAGGAGGAGCAGGCATGA
- the mnhG gene encoding monovalent cation/H(+) antiporter subunit G, whose amino-acid sequence MIGGIADYIAGTLIVVGALFALTASIGLLRLPDVYTRMHAASKAGTLGSCLMLIALAVHTGELATALRAVAGVVFFLLTAPIAAHLLAKAAYSAGYRMWQGSVIDDMSQIAAADKKNRPSGS is encoded by the coding sequence ATGATTGGCGGCATTGCCGACTATATTGCCGGAACCTTGATCGTGGTCGGTGCGTTGTTTGCTCTGACCGCGTCCATTGGGTTGCTGCGCCTTCCCGATGTTTATACGCGCATGCATGCAGCATCGAAGGCCGGTACGCTTGGATCGTGCCTGATGCTGATTGCGCTGGCGGTTCATACTGGAGAATTGGCCACGGCGCTCAGGGCTGTGGCAGGTGTCGTATTCTTTCTTCTGACTGCGCCGATCGCTGCTCATCTTCTGGCAAAAGCGGCTTATTCAGCCGGTTATCGAATGTGGCAGGGCTCGGTGATCGACGATATGTCCCAAATTGCGGCAGCGGATAAGAAGAACCGTCCTTCCGGCTCTTAA
- a CDS encoding MucR family transcriptional regulator, with protein MDTSETPATNNETLIELTADVVAAYVSNNPVPVGELPGLIADVHAALGRVGNVAEAPPADKQKPAVNPKRSVHDDYIICLEDGKKFKSLKRHLMTHYNMTPDQYREKWGLDASYPMVAPNYAAARSQLAKKMGLGRKRKGK; from the coding sequence ATGGATACTTCCGAAACGCCTGCAACAAACAACGAAACGCTGATCGAACTGACCGCCGATGTGGTGGCAGCCTATGTCAGCAACAATCCGGTTCCGGTGGGAGAACTTCCGGGACTTATCGCCGATGTCCACGCGGCTCTCGGCCGCGTCGGAAATGTCGCCGAGGCGCCGCCCGCCGACAAGCAGAAGCCGGCCGTCAATCCCAAGCGGTCTGTGCATGACGACTACATCATCTGCCTTGAAGACGGCAAAAAGTTCAAGTCGCTCAAGCGTCACCTGATGACCCACTACAACATGACGCCGGATCAGTACCGCGAGAAGTGGGGCCTTGACGCCAGCTATCCGATGGTGGCGCCGAACTATGCGGCCGCCCGTTCGCAGCTGGCCAAGAAGATGGGTTTGGGGCGCAAGCGCAAGGGCAAGTAA
- a CDS encoding SufE family protein — MTTSIDTIRDDFSFLEEWEDRYRYVIELGEALPTFPESEQTDANKVQGCVSQVWLVTHKGDGNDPAIRFEGYSDAHIVRGLVAIMLALFSGHRASEILATDAEATLRELGLNEHLSPQRANGLRSMVKRIKRDAEAALHQLA; from the coding sequence ATGACGACCTCGATCGACACGATCCGCGACGACTTTTCCTTCCTTGAAGAATGGGAGGATCGTTATCGCTATGTCATCGAGCTAGGCGAGGCTCTTCCGACCTTCCCCGAGAGCGAGCAGACCGACGCCAACAAGGTCCAGGGTTGCGTCAGCCAGGTCTGGCTCGTCACCCACAAGGGCGACGGCAACGATCCGGCGATCCGCTTCGAGGGCTATTCCGACGCCCATATCGTGCGTGGCCTTGTGGCCATCATGCTGGCCCTGTTCTCCGGCCATCGCGCCAGCGAGATCCTCGCCACCGATGCGGAGGCGACGCTGAGGGAGCTCGGCCTCAACGAACACCTGTCGCCCCAGCGTGCCAATGGCCTGCGTTCGATGGTCAAGCGTATCAAGCGCGACGCCGAGGCAGCGCTGCACCAGCTCGCCTGA
- a CDS encoding DUF5330 domain-containing protein: MGFLIRTAFWFSLVLLFLPLGTGPDGESRVSPLQALFAAREAVGDIAAICERKPEVCETGKAAMQTIGERARESARIAYEVLDQNFGKPDTATQTGSVPAGDDAPALPAEAAPLPAKAPVLPAKTPAH; encoded by the coding sequence ATGGGCTTTCTCATAAGGACCGCATTCTGGTTCTCGCTCGTCCTGCTCTTTCTTCCGCTCGGCACCGGCCCGGACGGAGAGAGCCGGGTGAGCCCGTTGCAAGCCCTGTTTGCCGCGCGTGAAGCCGTCGGCGACATCGCCGCAATCTGCGAGCGCAAACCCGAGGTCTGCGAGACCGGCAAGGCAGCGATGCAGACCATCGGCGAACGAGCCCGCGAAAGCGCCCGCATCGCCTACGAAGTTCTCGACCAGAATTTTGGCAAGCCTGATACCGCGACCCAGACCGGCAGCGTGCCCGCGGGCGACGATGCGCCTGCCCTGCCCGCCGAAGCGGCTCCCCTCCCGGCCAAGGCTCCGGTTCTTCCGGCCAAGACGCCGGCGCATTGA
- a CDS encoding PAS domain-containing sensor histidine kinase, whose translation MSRYGEFSGAMAGGCDRLVHPSIEGSERLRQRRLVGLLLGAPFIVAGAGVVLVSANLGAAAIFAVIFAAFSLSWLAALSIAATGKAAQIGVTALLGGAVAVAAIVAAAGGLTSPATLLVAALPLEALWVWRTRKAALLGVCAAVAALMLQGLLGSMSFAEGATASVWQWLLPAAWAAVYLVRAMEFVGNGADEHVKAPADALEQILKAVVLRIGHNGDVVDVSEQARAMLRLQPELLLGTALFDRIHVADRVAYLCALADMRDGAEMRGVELRLRLPKFNDNDTVDNFRPFALEMMKGEAQSIVVVVRENDTVAELRSELAAAANAVKSAELAKGNFLAAVSHELRTPLNAIIGFSDMLLHEMFGPLQEPRQKEYVGIVRESGQHLLDVVNSILDVSKIESGCYAINPEPFKFREAVDMCASMMTLQAEAKALDLAVEVAAGIGEIKADRRAIQQMLINLVSNAVKFTPDGGRVGIGAKRLGSRLHFWVSDTGIGIAEEDLSRLGTPFMQIQNDYTRRFEGTGLGLSLVKGLVALHDGTMSIESAPGEGTTVTISLPIEGPAFRPSQEAKGELMRLPAGRTKEKHDGSLRKAS comes from the coding sequence ATGTCCAGATACGGTGAGTTTTCCGGCGCGATGGCCGGCGGCTGCGACCGGCTGGTCCATCCGTCGATCGAAGGTTCCGAGCGGCTGCGCCAGCGGCGGCTCGTCGGCCTGTTGCTGGGCGCTCCCTTTATCGTGGCCGGCGCCGGCGTTGTGCTGGTCTCCGCAAATCTTGGTGCTGCCGCCATCTTCGCCGTGATCTTCGCTGCCTTCAGCCTGAGCTGGCTTGCCGCACTGAGCATCGCAGCGACAGGCAAAGCCGCCCAGATCGGCGTGACTGCGCTGCTCGGCGGCGCGGTTGCGGTTGCCGCAATCGTCGCTGCCGCCGGCGGATTGACGTCACCTGCAACGCTTCTGGTTGCAGCCTTGCCGCTTGAGGCACTCTGGGTTTGGCGGACGCGCAAGGCGGCCCTGTTGGGCGTCTGTGCCGCGGTCGCGGCACTTATGCTTCAGGGCTTGCTCGGCAGCATGTCGTTTGCAGAGGGTGCGACAGCATCGGTCTGGCAGTGGCTGCTGCCTGCTGCCTGGGCTGCGGTCTATCTGGTTAGGGCCATGGAGTTTGTCGGCAACGGCGCGGACGAACACGTCAAGGCGCCCGCAGATGCTCTGGAACAGATACTCAAGGCGGTGGTCCTGCGGATCGGCCACAATGGCGACGTCGTCGACGTTTCCGAGCAGGCGCGCGCCATGCTGCGCCTGCAGCCCGAGCTGCTGCTGGGTACAGCGCTGTTCGACCGTATTCATGTCGCCGACCGGGTTGCCTATCTCTGCGCGCTGGCCGACATGCGCGACGGCGCCGAGATGCGCGGCGTCGAACTGCGCCTGCGCCTGCCCAAGTTCAACGACAACGACACCGTCGACAACTTCCGCCCGTTCGCCCTGGAAATGATGAAGGGCGAGGCGCAGTCGATCGTCGTGGTCGTGCGCGAGAACGACACCGTGGCAGAACTGCGCAGCGAGCTTGCCGCCGCCGCCAATGCTGTTAAGAGCGCCGAACTTGCCAAGGGCAATTTCCTGGCCGCCGTGAGCCACGAACTGCGGACACCGCTGAATGCCATCATCGGCTTCTCGGACATGCTCCTGCACGAGATGTTCGGCCCGCTCCAGGAGCCGCGCCAGAAGGAATATGTCGGCATCGTCCGTGAATCGGGCCAGCATCTGCTCGACGTCGTGAACTCGATCCTTGACGTCTCCAAGATCGAATCCGGCTGCTACGCCATCAATCCCGAGCCGTTCAAGTTCCGCGAGGCGGTCGACATGTGCGCTTCGATGATGACGCTGCAGGCCGAGGCCAAGGCGCTTGATCTGGCGGTCGAAGTTGCCGCTGGCATCGGCGAGATCAAGGCCGACCGGCGCGCGATCCAGCAGATGCTGATCAACCTCGTGTCGAATGCGGTGAAGTTCACGCCCGATGGCGGCCGGGTTGGCATCGGCGCCAAGCGGTTGGGCTCGCGCCTGCATTTCTGGGTGTCCGACACCGGCATCGGCATCGCCGAGGAGGACCTGTCGCGACTGGGCACGCCGTTCATGCAGATCCAGAACGACTACACCCGCCGCTTCGAAGGCACTGGCCTTGGCCTCTCATTGGTCAAGGGACTGGTGGCCTTGCACGACGGCACGATGTCGATCGAGAGCGCGCCGGGCGAGGGCACCACGGTTACCATCAGCTTGCCGATCGAAGGCCCGGCTTTCCGCCCCTCGCAGGAGGCGAAGGGCGAACTGATGCGCCTTCCGGCCGGCAGGACCAAGGAGAAGCACGATGGCTCGCTCCGCAAAGCAAGCTAA
- a CDS encoding peptidoglycan-binding protein, producing the protein MARSAKQAKRKVVEERSALQDGALALGGMIARNPVLVGGSTAFLVALFYVSANALWYQPYAHKGAFFSTREAVQFPDMAPDASETTIKIERPEPAQTAQLPEGNPAVEQVQSILKDLNFYGGTVDGLNGPATRSAIQAYQKKVGLAATGEIDQSLLQQLGARDTTAGITPTPKPRVEQAQAPAPRSLVTPASAPARPVPAREVDLDARIKKIQVGLKAFGNDGIDVDGVIGARTKSAIREFQALFGLPETGEPDQAVYAKMREIGLTN; encoded by the coding sequence ATGGCTCGCTCCGCAAAGCAAGCTAAGCGGAAGGTCGTCGAGGAACGCAGCGCCCTCCAGGACGGCGCGCTGGCTCTCGGCGGCATGATCGCGCGCAATCCGGTGCTGGTCGGCGGCTCGACCGCTTTCCTGGTTGCGCTGTTCTATGTTTCGGCCAACGCCCTTTGGTATCAGCCTTACGCACACAAGGGCGCATTCTTCTCCACCCGCGAAGCCGTCCAGTTTCCTGACATGGCGCCTGACGCCTCGGAAACGACGATCAAGATCGAGCGTCCGGAACCGGCGCAGACGGCGCAATTGCCCGAGGGCAATCCTGCGGTCGAGCAGGTTCAGAGCATTCTGAAGGACCTCAATTTCTACGGCGGCACGGTTGACGGCCTCAACGGGCCTGCAACACGCAGCGCCATCCAGGCCTATCAGAAGAAGGTCGGCCTAGCTGCGACGGGCGAGATCGACCAGTCGCTGCTTCAGCAACTCGGGGCTCGAGATACCACTGCCGGGATTACGCCGACGCCGAAGCCCAGGGTGGAGCAGGCGCAGGCGCCTGCACCGCGCAGTCTGGTGACGCCGGCCTCCGCGCCAGCACGGCCCGTACCCGCTAGGGAAGTCGATCTCGATGCGCGCATCAAGAAGATCCAGGTGGGACTCAAGGCGTTCGGCAATGACGGCATCGACGTCGATGGCGTGATCGGAGCCAGGACCAAATCGGCTATCCGCGAGTTCCAGGCGCTGTTCGGCCTGCCCGAGACGGGGGAACCCGACCAGGCTGTCTACGCCAAGATGCGCGAGATCGGCCTGACCAATTAG
- a CDS encoding DUF1491 family protein, giving the protein MRVTTDFWVSALLRRVFGDGGFGAIISKGATEAGAVFVLTRDRFGQTSLYGPAPQSSYDTARPDERQFSLLDSNDDSEAIEKRLERERRFDPDIWVVEIEAGKTEIKDLLALTTP; this is encoded by the coding sequence ATGCGCGTAACCACCGATTTCTGGGTATCGGCTCTTCTGCGAAGGGTGTTCGGCGATGGCGGCTTTGGCGCCATAATCAGCAAGGGGGCGACCGAAGCGGGCGCCGTGTTCGTGTTGACGCGCGACCGCTTCGGCCAGACAAGCCTATACGGGCCCGCGCCGCAGTCGAGCTACGACACCGCACGGCCCGACGAACGCCAGTTCAGCCTTCTCGACAGCAATGACGATAGTGAGGCTATCGAAAAGCGGCTGGAGCGCGAGCGGCGCTTCGACCCCGATATCTGGGTCGTCGAGATCGAGGCCGGAAAGACCGAGATCAAGGACCTTCTGGCGCTTACGACGCCCTGA